A genomic window from Vitis riparia cultivar Riparia Gloire de Montpellier isolate 1030 chromosome 16, EGFV_Vit.rip_1.0, whole genome shotgun sequence includes:
- the LOC117933798 gene encoding stilbene synthase 5-like produces MASIEEIRNAQRAKGPATILAIGTATPDHCVYQSDYADYYFRVTKSEHMTELKKKFNRICDKSMIKKRYIHLTEEMLEEHPNIGAYMAPSLNIRQEIITAEVPKLGKEAALKALKEWGQPKSKITHLVFCTTSGVEMPGADYKLANLLGLETSVRRVMLYHQGCYAGGTVLRTAKDLAENNAGARVLVVCSEITVVTFRGPSEDALDSLVGQALFGDGSAAVIVGSDPDVSIERPLFQLVSAAQTFIPNSAGAIVGNLREVGLTFHLWPNVPTLISENIEKCLNQAFDPLGISDWNSLFWIAHPGGPAILDAVEAKLNLEKKKLEATRHVLSEYGNMSSACVLFILDEMRKKSLKGEKATTGEGLDWGVLFGFGPGLTIETVVLHSVPMVTN; encoded by the exons ATGGCTTCAATTGAGGAAATTAGAAACGCTCAACGTGCCAAGGGTCCGGCCACCATCCTAGCTATTGGAACAGCTACTCCCGACCACTGTGTCTACCAGTCTGATTATGCTGATTACTATTTCAGAGTCACTAAGAGCGAGCACATGACTGAGTTGAAGAAGAAGTTCAATCGCATAT GTGACAAATCAATGATCAAGAAGCGTTACATTCATTTGACCGAAGAAATGCTTGAGGAGCACCCAAACATTGGTGCTTATATGGCTCCATCTCTCAACATACGCCAAGAGATTATCACTGCTGAGGTACCTAAACTTGGTAAAGAAGCAGCATTGAAGGCTCTTAAAGAATGGGGTCAACCAAAGTCCAAGATCACCCATCTTGTATTTTGTACAACCTCTGGTGTAGAAATGCCCGGTGCAGATTACAAACTCGCTAATCTCTTAGGCCTTGAAACATCGGTTAGAAGGGTGATGTTGTACCATCAAGGTTGCTATGCAGGTGGAACTGTCCTTCGAACTGCTAAGGATCTTGCAGAAAACAACGCAGGAGCACGAGTTCTTGTGGTGTGCTCTGAGATCACTGTCGTTACATTTCGTGGGCCTTCCGAAGATGCTTTGGACTCTTTAGTAGGTCAAGCCCTTTTTGGTGATGGGTCAGCAGCTGTGATTGTTGGATCAGATCCAGATGTCTCGATTGAACGACCCCTCTTCCAACTTGTTTCAGCAGCCCAAACGTTTATTCCTAATTCAGCAGGTGCTATTGTGGGTAACTTACGTGAGGTGGGACTCACCTTTCACTTGTGGCCTAATGTGCCTACTTTGATTTCCGAGAACATAGAGAAATGCTTGAATCAGGCTTTTGACCCACTTGGTATTAGCGATTGGAACTCGTTATTTTGGATTGCTCACCCCGGTGGCCCTGCAATTCTTGATGCAGTTGAAGCAAAACtcaatttagagaaaaagaaacttgAAGCAACAAGGCACGTGTTAAGTGAGTATGGTAACATGTCTAGTGCATGTGTcttgtttattttggatgagATGAGAAAGAAATCCCTGAAGGGGGAAAAAGCCACCACAGGTGAAGGATTGGATTGGGGAGTACTATTCGGTTTTGGGCCAGGCTTGACCATTGAGACCGTTGTGCTGCATAGCGTTCCTATGGTTACAAATTGA
- the LOC117933799 gene encoding stilbene synthase 4-like: MASVEEIRNAQRAKGPATVLAIGTATPDNCLYQSDFADYYFRVTKSEHMTELKKKFNRICDKSMIKKRYSHLTEEMLEEHPNIGAYMAPSLNIRQEIITAEVPKLGKEAALKALKEWGQPKCKITHLVFCTTSGVEMPGADYKLANLLGLEPSVRRVMLYHQGCYAGGTVLRTAKDLAENNAGARVLVVCSEITVVTFRGPSEDALDSLVGQALFGDGSAAVIVGSDPDISIERPLFQLVSAAQTFIPNTQGAIAGNLREVGLTFHLWPNVPTLISENIEKCLTRAFDPIGISDWNSLFWIAHPGGPAILDAVEAKLSLDKQKLKATRHVLSEYGNMSSACVLFIMDEMRKKSLKEEKATTGEGLDWGVLFGFGPGLTIETVVLHSIPRDSN, encoded by the exons ATGGCGTCTGTGGAGGAAATTAGAAATGCTCAGCGTGCCAAGGGTCCGGCCACCGTTCTAGCCATTGGCACAGCTACCCCGGACAACTGTCTGTACCAGTCTGATTTCGCTGATTACTATTTTCGGGTCACTAAGAGCGAGCACATGACCGAGCTCAAGAAGAAGTTCAACCGCATTT GTGATAAATCAATGATCAAGAAGCGTTATAGTCATTTGACCGAAGAAATGCTTGAGGAGCACCCAAACATTGGTGCTTATATGGCTCCATCTCTTAACATACGTCAAGAGATTATTACTGCTGAGGTACCCAAGCTTGGTAAGGAAGCGGCATTGAAGGCTCTTAAAGAGTGGGGTCAACCCAAATGCAAGATTACCCATCTTGTATTTTGTACAACTTCGGGTGTAGAAATGCCCGGTGCCGACTATAAACTCGCTAATCTTTTAGGCCTCGAACCATCTGTCAGAAGAGTGATGTTGTACCATCAAGGGTGTTATGCAGGTGGAACTGTTCTTCGAACAGCTAAGGATCTTGCAGAGAATAATGCAGGAGCACGAGTTCTTGTGGTATGCTCTGAGATCACTGTTGTTACATTTCGTGGTCCTTCTGAAGATGCTTTGGACTCTTTAGTTGGCCAAGCCCTTTTTGGTGATGGTTCTGCAGCTGTAATTGTTGGATCAGATCCAGATATCTCGATTGAACGACCACTCTTCCAACTTGTTTCAGCAGCACAAACATTCATCCCCAATACCCAAGGTGCTATTGCAGGCAACTTACGTGAAGTGGGTCTCACCTTTCATTTATGGCCTAATGTGCCAACTTTGATCTCCGAAAATATAGAGAAATGTTTGACTCGGGCTTTTGACCCAATTGGAATCAGCGATTGGAATTCCTTATTTTGGATTGCTCATCCAGGTGGCCCGGCTATTCTTGATGCAGTTGAAGCAAAATTGAGTTTGGATAAACAAAAACTTAAAGCAACAAGACATGTTCTAAGTGAATATGGGAACATGTCAAGTGCTTGTGTCTTGTTTATTATGGACGAGATGAGAAAGAAATCGTTGAAGGAAGAAAAAGCAACAACAGGTGAAGGATTGGATTGGGGCGTCTTGTTTGGCTTTGGACCAGGCTTAACCATCGAGACTGTTGTCCTCCACAGTATTCCTAGGGATTCCAATTGa
- the LOC117932869 gene encoding stilbene synthase 4-like: MASVEEIRNAQRAKGPATVLAIGTATPDNCLYQSDFADYYFRVTKSEHMTELKKKFNRICDKSMIKKRYIHLTEEMLEEHPNIGAYMAPSLNIRQEIITAEVPKLGKEAALKALKEWGQPKSKITHLVFCTTSGVEMPGADYKLANLLGLETSVRRVMLYHQGCYAGGTVLRTAKDLAENNAGARVLVVCSEITVVTFRGPSEDALDSLVGQALFGDGSAAVIIGSDPDISIERPLFQLVSAAQTFIPNSAGAIAGNLREVGLTFQLWPNVPSLISENIEKCLTKAFDPIGISDWNSLFWIAHPGGPAILDAVEAKLSLDKQKLKATRHILSEYGNMSSACVLFILDEMRKKSLKEGKTTTGEGLDWGVLFGFGPGLTIETVVLHSVQMDSN, from the exons ATGGCGTCTGTGGAGGAAATTAGAAATGCTCAGCGTGCCAAGGGTCCGGCCACCGTTCTAGCCATTGGCACAGCTACCCCGGACAACTGTCTGTACCAGTCTGATTTCGCCGATTACTATTTTCGGGTCACTAAGAGCGAGCACATGACCGAGCTCAAGAAGAAGTTCAACCGCATCT GTGATAAATCCATGATCAAGAAGCGTTACATTCATTTGACCGAAGAAATGCTTGAGGAGCACCCAAACATTGGTGCTTATATGGCTCCATCTCTTAACATCCGCCAAGAGATTATCACTGCTGAGGTGCCCAAGCTTGGCAAGGAAGCAGCATTGAAGGCTCTTAAAGAGTGGGGTCAGCCTAAATCGAAGATCACCCACCTTGTATTTTGTACCACCTCAGGTGTAGAAATGCCTGGTGCAGATTATAAACTTGCTAATCTCCTAGGCCTTGAAACATCTGTCAGAAGAGTGATGTTGTACCATCAAGGGTGCTATGCAGGTGGAACTGTCCTTCGAACTGCCAAGGATCTTGCGGAGAATAATGCAGGAGCACGAGTTCTTGTGGTATGCTCTGAGATCACTGTTGTTACATTTCGTGGTCCTTCTGAAGATGCTTTGGACTCTTTAGTTGGCCAAGCCCTTTTTGGTGATGGGTCAGCAGCTGTAATCATTGGATCAGATCCTGATATCTCGATTGAACGACCACTCTTCCAGCTTGTTTCAGCAGCACAAACATTTATTCCAAATTCAGCAGGTGCTATTGCCGGCAACTTACGTGAAGTGGGTCTCACCTTTCAATTGTGGCCTAATGTGCCTAGTTTGATATCTGAAAACATAGAGAAGTGTTTGACTAAGGCTTTTGACCCAATTGGTATTAGTGATTGGAATTCCCTATTTTGGATTGCTCACCCAGGTGGCCCAGCTATTCTTGATGCGGTTGAAGCAAAACTCAGTTTAGATAAACAAAAACTCAAAGCAACAAGACATATTCTAAGTGAATATGGGAACATGTCAAGTGCATGTGTcttgtttattttggatgaaatgagaaagaaatcGCTCAAGGAAGGAAAGACAACCACAGGTGAAGGACTGGATTGGGGTGTTTTGTTTGGCTTTGGGCCAGGCTTGACCATTGAGACTGTTGTGCTACATAGCGTTCAAATGGATTCAAACTAA